In Procambarus clarkii isolate CNS0578487 chromosome 6, FALCON_Pclarkii_2.0, whole genome shotgun sequence, one DNA window encodes the following:
- the LOC123754051 gene encoding chromobox protein homolog 1 isoform X1, translated as MGESNTMPKKKDHTSDPDDQEEEEEYSVEKILDKRVRNGRVEYYLKWKGYGDEDNTWEPESHLDCPELISEFEERRKKDDAKKKEEKKRKTPAVDDASKKKTKKAVEEDSRPRGFDRGLEAERIIGATDSSGELMFLMKWRGTDEADLVPARQANVRCPQVVIKFYEERLTWHSSTNDEEEGNHEAD; from the exons gggaaTCAAACACCATGCCAAAGAAGAAGGATCATACTTCTGACCCTGATGatcaagaggaggaggaagagtattCAGTTGAGAAGATTTTAGATAAGCGTGTACGCAATGGCCGTGTTGAATATTACCTAAAATGGAAAGGATATGGAga TGAAGACAACACATGGGAACCTGAATCTCACCTAGACTGCCCCGAACTGATCTCGGAATTTGAAGAACGACGGAAGAAAGATGATGCCAAAAAGAAGgaagagaaaaaaagaaaaactcCAGCTGTGGATGATGCAtctaaaaagaaaacaaaaaaagcTGTAGAG GAGGATAGTCGCCCACGAGGATTTGATAGAGGGCTTGAAGCAGAAAGAATCATTGGTGCAACAGATTCCAGTGGAGAACtaatgtttcttatgaaatg GAGAGGAACTGATGAAGCAGATTTGGTCCCTGCTAGGCAGGCAAATGTTCGATGCCCGCAAGTTGTTATTAAGTTCTACGAAGAACGACTCACTTGGCACTCCTCCACCAATGATGAGGAAGAAGGGAATCATGAGGCAGACTGA
- the LOC123754051 gene encoding chromobox protein homolog 1 isoform X2, which yields MPKKKDHTSDPDDQEEEEEYSVEKILDKRVRNGRVEYYLKWKGYGDEDNTWEPESHLDCPELISEFEERRKKDDAKKKEEKKRKTPAVDDASKKKTKKAVEEDSRPRGFDRGLEAERIIGATDSSGELMFLMKWRGTDEADLVPARQANVRCPQVVIKFYEERLTWHSSTNDEEEGNHEAD from the exons ATGCCAAAGAAGAAGGATCATACTTCTGACCCTGATGatcaagaggaggaggaagagtattCAGTTGAGAAGATTTTAGATAAGCGTGTACGCAATGGCCGTGTTGAATATTACCTAAAATGGAAAGGATATGGAga TGAAGACAACACATGGGAACCTGAATCTCACCTAGACTGCCCCGAACTGATCTCGGAATTTGAAGAACGACGGAAGAAAGATGATGCCAAAAAGAAGgaagagaaaaaaagaaaaactcCAGCTGTGGATGATGCAtctaaaaagaaaacaaaaaaagcTGTAGAG GAGGATAGTCGCCCACGAGGATTTGATAGAGGGCTTGAAGCAGAAAGAATCATTGGTGCAACAGATTCCAGTGGAGAACtaatgtttcttatgaaatg GAGAGGAACTGATGAAGCAGATTTGGTCCCTGCTAGGCAGGCAAATGTTCGATGCCCGCAAGTTGTTATTAAGTTCTACGAAGAACGACTCACTTGGCACTCCTCCACCAATGATGAGGAAGAAGGGAATCATGAGGCAGACTGA